Proteins from a single region of Sinorhizobium alkalisoli:
- a CDS encoding type II toxin-antitoxin system VapC family toxin — protein MTAILLDTHAWAWSLTGDSRLSAKATALITAADSVFVSPISFFEIGQKVRIGKWPEMASFVTDLPSLLEEQGGRVTALAPEICLKGATLAWEHRDPFDRLLAVSAIDLGMPLISADVVFDTLPAVTRLW, from the coding sequence GTGACGGCTATCCTTCTCGACACCCATGCATGGGCATGGTCGCTGACCGGCGATTCGCGTTTATCTGCCAAGGCAACCGCTCTCATCACGGCGGCCGACAGCGTTTTCGTCAGCCCCATCAGCTTTTTCGAGATCGGGCAGAAGGTTCGTATCGGCAAATGGCCGGAGATGGCATCGTTCGTCACTGATCTGCCGAGCCTGCTGGAAGAGCAGGGCGGCAGAGTTACCGCCCTGGCGCCGGAGATTTGTTTGAAAGGGGCGACGCTTGCGTGGGAGCATCGCGACCCGTTCGACCGACTGCTGGCGGTGAGTGCGATCGACTTGGGGATGCCGTTGATTTCAGCGGACGTGGTTTTCGACACACTTCCTGCCGTTACCCGCTTGTGGTGA
- a CDS encoding D-amino-acid transaminase: protein MVYVSGAFLPIEEASIPVMDRGFLFGDGIYEVTAVIAGRLVDNEAHLQRLDRSLREIDIPNPHSLGTWTAIQKELVALNGLTEGLIYIEVTRGVSERDFLSPADLKPTVVIFTQAKPVRTNATLAKGAQVITLPDLRWARRDIKSTSLLAQVLAKRSAAAAGVSEAWMVEDGMITEGASSTAFVITPAGEIITRPLSHAVLPGVTRRAILRLLEERELTFVERPFSVEEALKAREAFFTSASTIVMPVVTIDGHPIGDGTPGPLAMQLRDLYIEAALD from the coding sequence ATGGTTTATGTCAGCGGAGCGTTCCTTCCCATCGAGGAAGCCTCCATTCCCGTTATGGACCGGGGCTTTCTCTTCGGCGATGGCATCTATGAGGTTACAGCAGTGATCGCGGGTCGCCTCGTCGACAATGAGGCACATCTCCAGCGGCTCGACCGTTCCTTACGCGAGATCGATATTCCCAATCCACATTCATTGGGGACCTGGACGGCAATCCAGAAGGAGTTGGTTGCGCTGAACGGCCTTACCGAAGGATTGATCTATATTGAGGTGACGCGTGGTGTCTCCGAGCGCGATTTCCTCAGCCCAGCCGATTTGAAGCCGACCGTGGTCATTTTCACGCAGGCAAAACCGGTACGCACCAACGCCACCCTGGCCAAGGGCGCTCAAGTGATCACTTTGCCGGATCTGCGCTGGGCACGGCGGGATATCAAGTCGACTTCACTGCTGGCGCAGGTGCTGGCGAAACGCTCCGCCGCTGCCGCGGGCGTCAGTGAGGCGTGGATGGTGGAAGACGGCATGATCACAGAGGGGGCCTCGTCAACCGCCTTCGTCATTACGCCAGCCGGCGAAATCATCACGCGGCCGCTCTCCCATGCGGTGCTGCCAGGGGTCACCCGTCGCGCGATACTCCGTCTGCTGGAAGAGAGGGAGCTGACATTCGTCGAGCGGCCCTTCAGCGTGGAAGAAGCGCTGAAGGCGCGCGAGGCGTTCTTCACGAGCGCGTCCACCATCGTCATGCCGGTGGTCACCATTGATGGCCACCCAATCGGCGACGGTACCCCCGGGCCCCTGGCTATGCAGTTGCGCGATCTCTATATCGAGGCCGCCCTCGATTAG
- a CDS encoding GNAT family N-acetyltransferase, translating into MIRLESPLRFASEADAGALADLVNFAGEGLPLYIWQGLAKNGQDPWEIGRARQGEKAREGQIIVVDFGDGAVASLTGYPIGSEPTPIGDDFPALFRPLQELENKALESWYVNVLACYPEYRGQGLGSRLLELAEQIAREEALRRMSVIVADNNAGARRLYERFGYEEVATVPCVKEGWETETEHWVLLIKSLRAVDDR; encoded by the coding sequence ATGATCCGGCTCGAGTCACCGCTACGGTTCGCAAGCGAAGCAGATGCAGGGGCGCTGGCCGATCTCGTCAACTTCGCCGGCGAGGGTTTGCCGCTCTACATTTGGCAGGGACTTGCAAAGAACGGTCAAGACCCTTGGGAGATTGGCCGCGCCCGGCAAGGTGAAAAGGCGCGCGAAGGCCAGATCATCGTCGTGGACTTTGGAGATGGTGCCGTGGCGAGTCTGACCGGGTACCCGATCGGCTCGGAGCCCACGCCGATCGGCGATGATTTCCCCGCCCTGTTCCGGCCGCTTCAAGAACTGGAAAACAAGGCCCTCGAAAGCTGGTATGTCAATGTGCTGGCCTGCTATCCCGAATACCGAGGGCAGGGGCTTGGCTCGCGACTACTCGAGCTTGCCGAGCAAATCGCCCGGGAAGAGGCGCTTCGCCGGATGAGTGTCATCGTCGCCGACAACAACGCGGGTGCAAGACGGCTCTACGAGCGGTTTGGCTACGAAGAAGTGGCAACGGTCCCCTGTGTGAAGGAAGGCTGGGAGACCGAGACAGAGCACTGGGTGCTTCTGATTAAATCGCTTCGTGCGGTGGATGATCGCTGA
- a CDS encoding AraC family transcriptional regulator — protein MEALLDLLRAMRLTGGIFLDAKFSAPWSVSAKVAPEDCAPFTVAPRHIIAYHYVTEGRCLLKVGDERPIEVESGEIVVLPRNDRHVIASAMNLRPVSADHLIQAAPEGGPAKIVHGGGGERTSILCGFLGNDLAHNALIALLPSVLKLDATDGASGDWIKGTFHFAARELAAGQANSPMILAKLAELLFMEAVRRYLAFQPTSANAWAAGMQDQVIGRALGLLHGQIARRWTTEDLARELSVSRSAFAERFTRAIGEPPMRYLARQRFEQASAQLKETADPIARIAYDVGYESEEAFSRAFRREYGMPPAAWRRANALAGS, from the coding sequence TTGGAGGCTCTGCTGGACCTGCTGCGGGCGATGCGTCTTACAGGAGGCATCTTCCTCGACGCGAAGTTCAGCGCTCCTTGGAGCGTATCGGCAAAAGTCGCGCCGGAGGACTGCGCCCCCTTCACGGTCGCGCCCCGGCACATCATCGCCTATCACTACGTGACGGAAGGGCGCTGCCTGCTGAAGGTTGGAGACGAACGGCCGATTGAGGTCGAGAGTGGCGAGATTGTCGTCTTGCCGCGCAACGACCGCCACGTCATTGCAAGCGCCATGAACCTTCGTCCCGTCAGCGCCGACCATCTAATCCAGGCCGCGCCCGAAGGCGGACCGGCGAAGATCGTCCATGGTGGCGGCGGTGAGCGAACGTCCATCTTGTGCGGATTTCTCGGTAACGACCTTGCGCACAACGCGCTCATCGCGCTGCTGCCGAGCGTGCTCAAGCTCGATGCTACCGATGGCGCTTCAGGCGACTGGATCAAGGGCACCTTCCATTTCGCCGCCAGGGAGCTTGCGGCCGGGCAGGCCAATTCTCCGATGATTCTGGCAAAACTCGCGGAACTGTTGTTCATGGAGGCGGTTCGTCGCTACCTTGCCTTCCAGCCGACCTCAGCGAATGCATGGGCTGCCGGCATGCAAGACCAGGTGATCGGCCGTGCACTGGGGCTCCTGCACGGACAGATCGCGCGGCGATGGACGACCGAGGATCTCGCGCGCGAGTTGTCCGTCTCGCGCTCGGCCTTCGCGGAACGTTTCACGCGCGCCATCGGGGAACCGCCGATGCGCTACCTAGCCCGGCAGAGATTCGAGCAGGCCTCGGCGCAATTGAAGGAGACCGCTGACCCGATCGCGCGGATCGCATATGATGTCGGTTACGAGTCCGAAGAGGCATTCAGCCGGGCTTTCAGGCGGGAATACGGCATGCCCCCCGCGGCATGGCGAAGAGCAAACGCGCTTGCAGGATCGTGA
- a CDS encoding type II toxin-antitoxin system Phd/YefM family antitoxin encodes MQVTIHNAKTNLSKLIEAAKAGEEVIIAKGKIPVARIVAIPQNKFTIGLLEGKVTGDGPDFFEPMSEDDLALWEGKA; translated from the coding sequence ATGCAGGTTACGATCCACAACGCCAAAACGAACCTGTCCAAGCTTATCGAGGCGGCGAAGGCAGGCGAAGAAGTTATCATCGCCAAGGGCAAGATCCCTGTAGCCCGGATCGTTGCGATCCCGCAGAACAAGTTCACTATCGGATTGCTGGAAGGCAAGGTTACAGGAGACGGGCCGGATTTCTTCGAGCCTATGAGTGAGGATGATCTGGCGCTTTGGGAAGGCAAAGCGTGA
- a CDS encoding tetratricopeptide repeat protein: MITDAQGNVLTGATSEVSGLFDQAVDAFNIYRGDPVGLLDRAIEAAPAFAMAHIFKAHLLGLATEPEATKEAKAIIGTVKSLRLSEREASHVVALDLLVEGEWTAAATVLDRHNADYPHDIVALQSGHLMDFYRASARSLRDRIARVLPKWSANIPGYSILLGMHAFGLEETGDYGRAEEAGRRAVDVQPLDCWAHHAVAHVMEMQGRAEDGIGWMIAREPHWSGDDNFFKVHNWWHRSLCHLDLGQADEVLALYDGPIRQDRSMVALDMVDASALLWRLHLSGHDVGHRWQELATAWDSHVDGCTYPFNDWHAVMAYLGAGRTAKVDRIANAYRNGAHVSEAGGWGNRTALPLVEGFAAFWRGDYENAANLLHGARFIANSFGGSHAQRDIIDWTLAEASVRGDLTAMAEAIGNERLALKPHSPVNKSFLSRAGANASPGRNAA, from the coding sequence ATGATAACCGATGCGCAAGGCAATGTGTTGACCGGAGCGACATCCGAAGTCTCTGGCCTGTTCGACCAGGCCGTCGACGCTTTCAACATCTATCGCGGTGATCCCGTCGGATTGCTCGACCGCGCGATCGAGGCAGCGCCCGCCTTTGCCATGGCGCACATCTTCAAGGCACATCTACTCGGCCTCGCGACCGAGCCGGAGGCGACCAAGGAAGCGAAGGCGATCATCGGCACGGTGAAGTCGCTGCGGCTCTCCGAGCGCGAGGCCTCGCATGTTGTTGCCCTCGACCTGCTGGTCGAGGGGGAGTGGACCGCCGCGGCGACGGTGCTCGATCGCCACAACGCGGACTACCCCCACGATATCGTCGCTCTCCAGTCGGGTCATCTGATGGATTTCTACCGCGCCAGCGCGCGGAGCCTGCGCGACCGCATCGCGCGCGTGCTGCCAAAATGGTCCGCGAACATACCTGGCTACTCGATTCTGCTCGGCATGCATGCCTTCGGTCTTGAGGAAACCGGCGACTATGGCCGGGCCGAGGAGGCGGGCCGCCGCGCTGTCGACGTTCAGCCGCTCGATTGCTGGGCGCACCATGCCGTCGCCCATGTCATGGAAATGCAGGGTCGCGCCGAGGATGGCATTGGCTGGATGATCGCGCGCGAGCCGCATTGGTCAGGCGACGACAATTTCTTCAAGGTCCACAACTGGTGGCACCGTTCGCTGTGCCATCTCGACCTCGGCCAGGCCGACGAGGTACTCGCCCTCTATGATGGGCCGATCCGGCAAGATCGCAGCATGGTCGCGCTCGACATGGTCGATGCCTCCGCACTTCTCTGGCGACTTCATCTCTCCGGCCATGATGTCGGCCACCGCTGGCAGGAACTGGCGACGGCCTGGGACAGTCATGTGGACGGCTGCACCTATCCATTCAACGACTGGCATGCGGTGATGGCCTATCTCGGCGCCGGCCGTACTGCCAAGGTAGACCGCATCGCTAACGCCTACCGGAATGGCGCCCACGTATCCGAGGCAGGTGGATGGGGCAACCGCACCGCTCTGCCGCTGGTCGAAGGGTTCGCTGCATTCTGGCGTGGTGACTACGAAAATGCAGCGAACCTCCTCCACGGCGCGCGCTTCATCGCCAATTCCTTCGGCGGCAGCCACGCCCAGCGCGATATCATCGACTGGACGCTGGCCGAGGCTTCCGTTCGTGGTGACCTGACGGCGATGGCCGAGGCCATTGGCAACGAGCGATTGGCGCTGAAGCCGCACAGCCCGGTCAACAAGAGCTTCCTGTCAAGGGCCGGCGCGAATGCATCACCGGGCAGGAATGCCGCCTAG
- a CDS encoding GNAT family N-acetyltransferase — protein MLEHRNATRADLGILAALIDAAISELQRPFLTEAQIESSRQIMGLDTQLIDDGTYFVILLDSTIAGCGGWSRRATLYGSDATTGRDAALLDPVYDPARVRAMYTHPAYARRGVGRIILALCEQAARNEGFKRAELMGTMAGEPLYRACGYIPVERLVDGRGGVTVPLLRMTKRLM, from the coding sequence ATGTTGGAGCACAGAAACGCGACCCGCGCTGACCTGGGGATCCTTGCAGCGCTGATCGACGCGGCAATATCGGAACTCCAGAGACCCTTTCTCACCGAAGCGCAGATCGAGTCGAGCCGCCAAATCATGGGGCTCGACACACAACTGATAGATGATGGGACTTACTTCGTGATCCTGCTGGATAGTACGATCGCAGGGTGCGGCGGCTGGAGCCGCAGAGCAACGCTGTACGGCAGCGACGCAACTACCGGACGTGACGCCGCATTGCTCGATCCCGTGTATGATCCGGCGCGGGTGCGTGCCATGTATACGCATCCGGCCTATGCCCGCCGCGGTGTGGGGAGGATAATCCTTGCGCTTTGCGAGCAGGCCGCGCGCAATGAGGGCTTCAAACGAGCCGAGCTGATGGGCACGATGGCCGGCGAACCGCTATATCGGGCTTGCGGCTACATTCCCGTCGAGCGATTAGTCGATGGTCGGGGCGGCGTGACTGTGCCTCTCCTGCGGATGACCAAGCGGCTCATGTAA